One genomic region from Pseudomonas sp. R5-89-07 encodes:
- a CDS encoding sterol desaturase family protein — protein sequence MDFVPYAVPFFIALIVVELLADRWRGERNYRVADAINSLSTGVLSTTTGLLTKGVGVLTYAFALKHLALIELSPQSVWTWVFAFVFYDFCYYWLHRLGHERNILWAAHSVHHQSEDYNLTTALRQTSTGFLLSWIFYLPLAVLGVPLVVFISVASLNLLYQFWVHTRHVPKLGWFEWFFVTPSNHRAHHAQNALYMDRNYGGVFIFWDRLFGTFQEEDDNEPVVFGVTTPLASWNPLWANLQFYAQLWSDARRTESHWDKLRIWFMRTGWRPADVKARYPMAKPDLAQFRKFEVPLDTRQQVYVALQFMVYVGFGSYLMNFGERLPTAALILGWGMMALGLFTLGVALENRPWALKVECLRLGLNVPLVGLAPWVGLWPDSHLGWLALVSYSGLSVIGLYCCRSRLIRLAS from the coding sequence ATGGACTTCGTGCCTTACGCGGTGCCGTTTTTCATTGCCTTGATTGTGGTTGAGCTGCTGGCCGACCGCTGGCGCGGTGAACGCAACTATCGAGTGGCCGATGCTATCAACAGCCTCAGCACCGGCGTGCTGTCTACCACGACTGGGTTGCTGACCAAAGGTGTGGGCGTGCTCACCTATGCGTTCGCCCTCAAGCATCTGGCGTTGATCGAGCTGTCGCCCCAGAGCGTGTGGACCTGGGTATTCGCCTTTGTGTTCTATGATTTCTGCTACTACTGGCTGCATCGCCTGGGGCATGAGCGCAACATCCTGTGGGCCGCGCACTCGGTGCACCACCAGAGCGAGGATTACAACCTCACCACCGCGTTGCGTCAGACCAGCACTGGCTTCTTGCTGAGTTGGATCTTCTACCTGCCGCTGGCCGTGCTCGGTGTGCCTTTGGTGGTGTTCATCAGCGTGGCGTCGCTCAACCTGTTGTATCAATTCTGGGTACATACCCGTCACGTGCCCAAGCTCGGCTGGTTCGAGTGGTTCTTCGTCACACCGTCCAATCACCGCGCTCACCACGCACAGAACGCCCTCTACATGGATCGCAACTATGGCGGGGTGTTCATTTTTTGGGATCGCCTGTTCGGCACCTTCCAGGAGGAAGACGACAACGAACCAGTGGTCTTCGGCGTGACAACGCCCCTGGCCAGCTGGAATCCGCTGTGGGCGAACCTGCAGTTTTATGCACAGTTGTGGAGCGATGCCCGCCGTACTGAAAGCCACTGGGACAAGCTGCGCATCTGGTTCATGCGCACGGGCTGGCGCCCCGCAGACGTGAAAGCCAGATACCCGATGGCCAAGCCAGACTTGGCCCAGTTCCGCAAATTTGAAGTGCCGCTGGATACACGCCAACAGGTGTATGTCGCTTTGCAGTTCATGGTTTATGTGGGGTTTGGTAGCTACCTGATGAATTTCGGCGAACGTCTGCCGACGGCCGCGCTGATCCTGGGCTGGGGCATGATGGCGCTGGGGCTGTTCACACTAGGGGTCGCGCTGGAGAATCGCCCTTGGGCGCTGAAGGTAGAATGCCTGCGCCTGGGGCTGAACGTGCCTTTGGTAGGGCTGGCCCCGTGGGTCGGGCTGTGGCCCGACAGCCACCTGGGCTGGCTGGCCCTGGTGAGCTACAGCGGGCTCAGCGTGATCGGCCTTTACTGCTGCAGAAGCCGGCTCATTCGCCTGGCGTCTTAG
- the elbB gene encoding isoprenoid biosynthesis glyoxalase ElbB yields the protein MSKKIAVILSGCGVYDGAEIHESVITLLRLDQRGAQVECFAPDVAQLHVINHLTGEEMPESRNVLVESARIARGAVKAISEASAADFDALIVPGGFGAAKNLSNFAVEGAGCSVNPQVLELAEAFAEAGKPVGLICISPALAAKIYGPGVTCTIGNDPDTAAALDKMGATHQECTVEDIVEDKARKLVSTPAYMLGKNISEVASGINKLVDRVLELTHEND from the coding sequence ATGAGCAAAAAGATTGCAGTGATCCTTTCCGGCTGTGGCGTGTACGACGGTGCAGAAATCCATGAAAGCGTGATTACCCTGCTGCGCCTGGATCAGCGCGGCGCGCAGGTTGAGTGTTTTGCGCCAGACGTAGCGCAATTGCACGTGATCAACCATCTCACTGGCGAAGAAATGCCTGAGTCGCGCAATGTATTGGTGGAGTCAGCGCGCATCGCCCGCGGCGCGGTGAAGGCCATCAGTGAGGCCAGCGCTGCAGACTTCGATGCGTTGATTGTGCCCGGGGGGTTTGGCGCGGCGAAGAACCTGTCGAATTTCGCAGTGGAAGGCGCCGGCTGCAGCGTCAACCCGCAGGTCCTGGAATTGGCAGAAGCCTTTGCCGAAGCCGGCAAGCCCGTGGGGCTGATCTGCATTTCCCCGGCCCTGGCCGCAAAAATCTACGGCCCAGGCGTGACCTGCACCATCGGCAACGACCCCGACACCGCAGCGGCGTTAGACAAAATGGGCGCTACCCATCAGGAATGCACCGTGGAGGATATCGTCGAGGACAAGGCGCGCAAGCTGGTGAGTACACCGGCCTATATGCTGGGTAAGAACATCAGTGAAGTGGCGTCGGGGATCAACAAACTCGTGGACCGGGTGTTGGAGCTGACCCACGAGAACGACTAA
- a CDS encoding YaiI/YqxD family protein, whose translation MRVWIDADACPRAAKDQVVKFALKRQFEVVLVAGQSQIKPGFACVKLIVVPSGPDAADDYLVEHAVPGELVICSDVPLADRLVKKGVTALDPRGKEFSPANMSERLAVRNLFTDLREQGQMGGGPPPYSEKDKQAFANALDRLLTRLMKPL comes from the coding sequence ATGCGGGTCTGGATCGACGCGGACGCCTGCCCTCGGGCCGCCAAGGATCAGGTGGTTAAATTCGCCCTCAAGCGCCAATTTGAAGTGGTGCTGGTGGCGGGCCAGAGCCAGATCAAGCCCGGCTTTGCCTGTGTGAAGCTGATCGTGGTGCCCAGCGGCCCCGATGCGGCGGATGACTATCTGGTGGAGCACGCCGTGCCCGGCGAGTTGGTGATCTGCAGCGATGTGCCTTTGGCCGACCGCCTGGTCAAGAAGGGCGTTACGGCCCTCGACCCGCGCGGCAAAGAGTTCAGTCCGGCGAACATGAGTGAGCGGCTGGCGGTGCGCAACCTGTTCACCGACCTGCGCGAGCAAGGCCAGATGGGTGGTGGGCCGCCGCCGTACAGCGAGAAGGACAAACAGGCGTTTGCCAACGCGCTGGACCGCCTGCTTACCCGTTTGATGAAGCCTTTGTAG
- a CDS encoding FTR1 family protein, which translates to MTAPLRFLAWLMLPVLMSCSFNLLAATAEGAPQALHLLDYIGADYPPTVEAGKVVDESEFREQVEFLGVLQGLVAQLPEKPERVELIKGVGELLAAVTAHADGAGVAHQARQLGAKLAVAYEVSQAPAITPDPTRGAPLYAQHCSVCHGTAGAGDGPAGMGMTPAPANLRDATRLDRLSLYAIYNTLGLGVEGTDMPSFADQLDDRQRWDLATYIAGFTAAQAAPKSEQTFNLADLARQTPNEVLATDGPAAAATFRAQRAQPPQVKRGPAQLLDYTAATLDKSLAAFRNGDHEQAYDLSVAAYLEGFELVESSLDNVDANVRKDTEKALMAYRQSLQDGLPIEQVQQRLDAAKGKLSESAGLLGGDGLSWSLSYISGLLILLREGLEAILVLAAILAFLRNTGQQSAVRSVNAGWGLALLAGLATWALAAYVIDVSGAQRELLEGCTALFASVMVLWLGVWMHDRRHAAAWQDYIKSSLVGGGGRFGFALLAFFSVYRELFEVILFYETLWLQAGPAGHNAVLAGGATALVLLVGLAWVILRGSAKLPLALFFGINAALLCALSVVFAGHGVKALQEAGIFGTRPVAFFDFDWLGIHADAYSLSAQAVAILAIVVLYGRSRLAEKQRVAA; encoded by the coding sequence ATGACTGCCCCCTTGCGTTTTCTCGCCTGGCTGATGCTGCCGGTGTTGATGTCGTGCAGCTTCAATCTGTTGGCCGCGACGGCCGAAGGCGCGCCCCAGGCTCTGCATCTGCTGGACTATATTGGCGCCGACTATCCACCAACGGTGGAAGCGGGCAAGGTGGTGGACGAATCGGAATTTCGTGAGCAGGTGGAGTTTCTAGGGGTGTTGCAGGGGTTGGTCGCGCAACTGCCGGAAAAGCCCGAGCGCGTTGAGTTGATAAAGGGCGTCGGTGAGTTGCTCGCGGCAGTCACCGCCCATGCAGACGGCGCAGGCGTCGCCCACCAGGCCCGTCAGTTGGGTGCCAAGCTGGCGGTGGCGTATGAAGTCAGCCAAGCGCCGGCCATCACGCCCGATCCCACGCGCGGTGCGCCGCTGTACGCCCAGCATTGTTCGGTGTGCCACGGCACGGCGGGCGCTGGTGACGGCCCAGCCGGCATGGGCATGACCCCGGCGCCCGCTAACCTGCGCGATGCCACGCGCCTGGATCGCCTGAGCCTCTATGCGATCTACAACACTTTGGGCCTGGGTGTCGAAGGCACTGACATGCCGTCCTTTGCCGACCAGTTGGATGACCGTCAGCGCTGGGACCTCGCCACCTACATCGCAGGTTTCACGGCTGCGCAGGCTGCGCCCAAAAGTGAACAAACCTTCAACCTGGCCGACCTGGCACGTCAAACGCCCAACGAAGTGCTGGCCACAGACGGCCCGGCGGCAGCGGCGACCTTCCGCGCCCAGCGCGCGCAACCGCCGCAGGTCAAGCGTGGCCCGGCGCAGTTGCTCGACTACACCGCCGCCACCCTGGACAAAAGCCTGGCCGCGTTCCGTAACGGTGACCACGAACAAGCCTATGACCTGTCCGTAGCCGCTTATCTGGAAGGCTTCGAGCTGGTGGAAAGCTCGCTGGATAACGTCGACGCCAATGTGCGCAAAGACACCGAGAAGGCGCTGATGGCCTACCGGCAGTCGTTGCAGGACGGTCTGCCAATCGAACAGGTGCAGCAGCGCCTGGATGCGGCCAAGGGCAAGCTCAGCGAGTCCGCAGGGTTGCTGGGCGGCGATGGCCTGAGCTGGTCGTTGAGCTACATCTCCGGCTTGCTGATCCTGCTGCGCGAAGGCCTGGAAGCGATCCTGGTACTGGCCGCGATCCTGGCTTTCCTGCGTAACACCGGCCAGCAATCGGCGGTGCGCAGCGTCAACGCCGGCTGGGGTCTGGCGCTGTTGGCTGGCTTGGCCACCTGGGCGCTGGCGGCCTACGTGATTGACGTCAGCGGTGCCCAGCGTGAACTGCTTGAAGGCTGCACGGCGCTGTTTGCCAGCGTGATGGTGCTTTGGCTCGGTGTGTGGATGCACGACCGACGTCACGCGGCAGCCTGGCAGGACTACATCAAGAGCAGCCTGGTGGGCGGCGGCGGGCGCTTTGGTTTTGCGCTGCTGGCCTTCTTCTCGGTGTACCGCGAGCTGTTCGAAGTGATCCTGTTCTACGAAACCCTGTGGCTGCAAGCCGGCCCGGCCGGGCATAACGCGGTCCTGGCCGGTGGTGCCACCGCCTTGGTGCTGCTGGTGGGCCTGGCCTGGGTGATTCTGCGCGGCTCGGCCAAATTGCCGCTGGCGCTGTTCTTCGGCATCAACGCTGCGCTGCTGTGTGCGCTGTCGGTGGTGTTCGCCGGGCATGGCGTCAAGGCGCTGCAAGAGGCGGGCATCTTCGGCACGCGGCCGGTGGCGTTCTTTGACTTCGACTGGCTGGGTATCCACGCCGATGCGTATTCGTTGAGTGCGCAGGCCGTGGCGATCCTGGCGATTGTGGTGCTGTATGGGCGCAGTCGCTTGGCCGAGAAGCAGCGAGTGGCGGCGTAG
- a CDS encoding LysE family transporter has translation MALDTWLAFFLASWIISLSPGAGAIASMSSGLQYGFVRGYWNAIGLQLGLAMQIAVVAGGLGAILATSSTAFYAIKWFGVAYLVYLAVKQWRALPMDMTDEGAVRPIGKPMAMMFRGFLVNASNPKALVFMLAVLPQFVNPQAPLAIQYLIIGATMISVDMIVMAGYTGLASKVLRLLRSPKQQKRVNRTFAGLFVGAAGFLASLHRATA, from the coding sequence ATGGCACTCGACACGTGGCTGGCCTTTTTCCTGGCCAGCTGGATCATCTCCCTTTCCCCCGGTGCCGGCGCCATCGCCTCGATGTCCAGCGGGCTGCAATACGGTTTTGTACGCGGCTACTGGAACGCCATTGGCCTGCAACTGGGTCTGGCGATGCAGATTGCCGTGGTGGCGGGTGGCCTGGGTGCCATCCTGGCGACATCGTCGACCGCGTTTTATGCGATCAAATGGTTTGGAGTGGCGTACCTGGTATACCTGGCCGTCAAGCAATGGCGCGCCTTGCCGATGGACATGACCGATGAGGGCGCAGTACGTCCGATCGGCAAACCGATGGCGATGATGTTCCGTGGTTTCCTGGTCAATGCCAGCAACCCCAAGGCGCTGGTGTTCATGCTCGCGGTGTTGCCGCAGTTCGTAAACCCACAGGCGCCGTTGGCGATCCAATACCTGATCATTGGGGCAACGATGATCAGCGTCGATATGATCGTGATGGCCGGTTACACGGGATTGGCCTCCAAAGTCCTGCGCCTGCTGCGCTCGCCCAAACAGCAGAAGCGCGTAAACCGCACGTTTGCCGGGTTGTTCGTCGGCGCTGCTGGGTTCCTCGCCAGCCTGCATCGCGCCACGGCGTAA
- a CDS encoding mechanosensitive ion channel family protein has product MEALQLPLPAQWIEPVWIGVQILLILLAGYLAQRFVAKGLTRLGQRYPLPPQLLMPLRGGLRWLIMGSALIFVLGRLGVSATVLWTALSGFVAVAAVAFFAMWSVLSNLLCAILIFTVGPFRLGDIVELVDTVDKPGVKGRVVAINLLYTTLIEVQEAGTDSAMVQVPNSLFFQRSVRRWPGTHVFPGDH; this is encoded by the coding sequence ATGGAAGCGTTGCAACTGCCTTTGCCGGCGCAATGGATCGAGCCTGTATGGATCGGCGTGCAGATCCTGCTGATCCTGCTGGCCGGCTACCTTGCCCAGCGTTTTGTCGCCAAGGGCTTGACCCGTCTGGGTCAGCGCTACCCGCTCCCGCCACAATTGCTGATGCCGCTGCGCGGTGGCCTGCGCTGGCTGATCATGGGCAGCGCGCTGATCTTCGTGTTGGGTCGCCTGGGCGTATCGGCTACGGTGCTGTGGACGGCGCTGTCAGGGTTCGTGGCAGTAGCGGCAGTGGCGTTCTTCGCCATGTGGTCCGTGCTGTCCAATCTGTTGTGCGCCATTTTGATCTTTACCGTGGGGCCGTTTCGCCTCGGCGACATTGTCGAGCTGGTGGACACCGTCGACAAACCTGGTGTGAAAGGGCGCGTCGTGGCGATCAATCTGCTCTATACCACGCTGATCGAGGTGCAGGAGGCCGGCACTGACAGCGCGATGGTGCAAGTGCCCAACAGCTTGTTTTTCCAGCGCTCGGTTCGGCGTTGGCCCGGTACGCATGTGTTCCCTGGCGACCATTAG
- a CDS encoding ATP-binding cassette domain-containing protein codes for MIRLQSLTLQRGPQRLLEDAELTLHAGHKAGLIGANGAGKSTLFALLLGELTPDSGDCLLPADWRIAHMRQEIDTLDRIAIDYVLDGDLRLRQVQHDLVAAEQAQDGAAQARLHSELDSADGYTADARARKMLAGLGFTNEQMDRPVADFSGGWRMRLNLAQALMCPSDLLLLDEPTNHLDLDAILWLEDFLKSYQGTLLLISHDRDFLDAVVDNIAHVEQKKITLYRGGYTAFERARAERLAQQQQAFEKQQAQRAHMESYIARFKAQATKARQAQSRIKALERMEELSAAHVDSPFDFVFRESVKISSPLLDLSDARLGYGDKTILEKVKLQLTPGARIGLLGPNGAGKSTLIKNLSGELEPLAGRLTRGENTVVGYFAQHQLDSLDSKASPLLHLQRLAPTEREQTLRDFLGGFDFRGARIDEPVLNFSGGEKARLALALIAWDRPNLLLLDEPTNHLDLEMRLALTMALQEFSGAVLVVSHDRHLLKSTTDNFLLVADGKVEEFDGDLDDYARWLTDYRLRNAPASNTPVNPDKTDKKAQRQAAAALRQQLAPHKREADKLEAELGKVHERLAKIETSLGDSAVYEAARKDELRDLLAEQARLKVREGQLEESWMEALELLESLQAELEALS; via the coding sequence ATGATCCGACTTCAAAGCCTAACATTACAGCGTGGCCCGCAACGTCTTCTTGAAGACGCCGAGCTGACCCTGCACGCCGGTCACAAAGCCGGCCTGATCGGTGCCAATGGCGCCGGCAAATCCACCTTGTTCGCCCTGTTGCTGGGCGAGCTGACCCCGGATTCGGGCGACTGCCTGCTGCCGGCCGACTGGCGCATTGCCCATATGCGCCAGGAGATCGACACCCTGGACCGCATCGCGATCGATTATGTGCTCGATGGCGACCTGCGCCTGCGCCAGGTACAACACGACCTCGTCGCGGCAGAACAAGCCCAGGACGGCGCCGCCCAAGCCCGCCTGCATTCGGAGCTGGACAGCGCCGACGGCTACACCGCCGACGCCCGCGCCCGCAAAATGCTCGCCGGCCTGGGTTTTACCAACGAACAGATGGACCGCCCGGTCGCCGACTTCTCCGGCGGCTGGCGCATGCGCCTGAACCTGGCGCAGGCGCTGATGTGTCCCTCCGACCTGTTGCTGCTCGATGAACCGACCAACCACCTGGACCTCGATGCGATCCTGTGGCTGGAGGATTTCCTCAAAAGCTACCAGGGCACCCTGTTGCTGATTTCCCACGACCGGGATTTCCTTGACGCCGTGGTCGACAACATCGCCCATGTCGAACAGAAGAAAATCACGCTCTATCGTGGCGGCTACACCGCCTTCGAGCGCGCCCGTGCCGAACGCCTGGCCCAGCAGCAACAAGCGTTTGAGAAGCAACAGGCGCAGCGCGCGCACATGGAAAGCTACATCGCCCGGTTCAAGGCCCAGGCCACCAAGGCCCGGCAGGCCCAGAGCCGGATCAAGGCGCTGGAGCGCATGGAAGAACTGTCAGCGGCCCATGTCGATTCGCCGTTCGACTTCGTCTTCCGTGAGTCGGTGAAGATCTCCAGCCCCTTGCTCGATCTGTCGGACGCCCGCCTGGGTTACGGCGACAAGACCATCTTGGAGAAGGTCAAGCTGCAGCTCACACCCGGCGCGCGTATCGGTTTGCTGGGGCCTAACGGCGCGGGCAAGTCGACGCTGATCAAGAACCTCTCCGGTGAACTGGAACCCTTGGCCGGTCGCCTGACCCGTGGCGAGAACACCGTGGTGGGCTACTTCGCCCAGCATCAACTGGACTCGCTGGATTCCAAAGCCAGCCCGCTGTTGCACCTGCAGCGCCTGGCGCCCACCGAGCGCGAACAGACCCTGCGTGATTTCCTCGGTGGTTTCGACTTCCGTGGCGCGCGTATCGATGAGCCGGTGCTGAATTTTTCCGGCGGCGAAAAGGCCCGACTGGCCCTGGCCCTGATCGCCTGGGACCGCCCGAACCTGCTGCTGCTCGACGAACCGACCAACCACCTGGACCTGGAAATGCGCCTGGCGCTGACCATGGCCCTGCAGGAATTCAGCGGTGCGGTACTGGTGGTGTCCCACGATCGCCACTTGCTCAAGAGCACCACCGATAACTTCCTGCTGGTGGCTGACGGCAAGGTCGAGGAGTTCGACGGCGACCTGGACGACTACGCGCGCTGGCTGACCGACTACCGTCTGCGCAATGCGCCGGCCAGCAACACGCCGGTCAACCCGGACAAGACCGACAAGAAAGCCCAACGCCAGGCCGCCGCGGCACTGCGTCAGCAGTTGGCGCCGCACAAGCGTGAAGCCGACAAGCTGGAGGCCGAGCTGGGCAAGGTGCATGAGCGCCTGGCCAAGATCGAAACCAGCCTGGGCGACAGCGCCGTGTATGAGGCGGCACGCAAGGATGAATTGCGCGACTTGCTGGCCGAGCAGGCCAGGCTCAAGGTGCGTGAAGGGCAGCTGGAGGAATCCTGGATGGAAGCCCTCGAACTGCTTGAAAGCCTGCAAGCGGAGCTGGAGGCGCTGTCCTGA
- a CDS encoding TIGR02444 family protein, with amino-acid sequence MCADLWSFALSTYARPGVEAACLRMQEQGADVCLLLCGAWLEQRGVARLPERVVALQQLARPWRTNVVEPLREIRRQWRAMAQRDAQLAALREQIKTLELEAERALLTRLEALAQAWPTNEVKAQYEWLEGLTSETVDLDHDALQQLRVVITRT; translated from the coding sequence ATGTGCGCTGACCTGTGGAGCTTTGCCCTCTCGACTTATGCCCGCCCCGGTGTGGAAGCGGCTTGCCTGCGTATGCAGGAGCAAGGCGCGGATGTATGCCTGTTGTTGTGTGGTGCGTGGTTGGAGCAACGTGGTGTGGCGCGGTTACCTGAACGCGTTGTGGCGCTGCAGCAGCTCGCGCGGCCGTGGCGCACGAACGTCGTTGAACCCTTGCGCGAGATACGCAGGCAATGGCGGGCGATGGCACAGCGGGATGCGCAATTGGCAGCGTTACGAGAGCAGATCAAGACATTGGAACTGGAAGCCGAGCGAGCCTTACTGACACGCCTGGAAGCACTGGCTCAGGCCTGGCCGACCAACGAGGTAAAGGCGCAATACGAATGGCTTGAAGGCCTGACGAGCGAAACCGTCGACCTTGACCACGACGCGCTGCAGCAGCTGCGCGTCGTGATCACCCGCACTTAG
- a CDS encoding AlgP family protein, whose product MSAKQKPVNTPLHLLQQLSGSLLEHLESACSQALADAEKLLAKLEKQRGKAQEKLHKSRTKLQDAATAGKAKAQAKAKDAVKELEDLLDALKDRQAETRSYISQLKKDAQESLKLAQGVGRVKEAVAKALGARTPAKAVAAKKPASKAVATKAPAKAAAKPAAKTAAAKPAAKPAAKTAAAKPAAKPAAKTAAAKPAAKPAAKTVAAKPAAKPAAKTAAAKPAAKPAAKTAAAKPAAKPVAKTAAAKPATKPAAKTAAAKPAAKPVAKTAAAKPAAKPAAKTAAAKPAAKPAAKTAAVKPAAKPAAKSAAAKPAAKPAAKPAAAKPAPAKPATPAAPTATPAASSAPTASASSTSAPVAPSVTPTSAS is encoded by the coding sequence ATGTCGGCCAAACAGAAGCCTGTAAATACCCCGTTGCACTTACTCCAACAACTGTCGGGCAGCTTGCTCGAACATCTGGAAAGCGCTTGTTCTCAGGCCTTGGCCGATGCAGAAAAACTGCTCGCCAAACTGGAAAAGCAACGCGGCAAAGCGCAAGAAAAACTGCACAAATCTCGCACCAAATTGCAAGACGCCGCCACTGCGGGCAAGGCCAAGGCACAAGCCAAGGCCAAAGACGCTGTTAAAGAACTCGAGGACCTGCTGGACGCCCTCAAGGACCGTCAAGCCGAAACCCGCAGCTACATTTCCCAACTCAAAAAAGATGCTCAAGAAAGCCTGAAACTGGCCCAGGGTGTTGGTCGTGTGAAGGAAGCCGTAGCCAAGGCGCTGGGCGCTCGTACTCCGGCAAAAGCCGTCGCAGCCAAGAAGCCAGCGAGCAAAGCTGTTGCAACGAAGGCGCCGGCTAAAGCCGCCGCCAAGCCAGCCGCTAAAACTGCTGCTGCAAAACCGGCCGCCAAGCCAGCTGCTAAAACTGCTGCTGCAAAACCGGCTGCCAAGCCAGCTGCTAAAACTGCTGCTGCAAAACCGGCCGCCAAGCCAGCTGCTAAAACTGTTGCTGCTAAACCAGCCGCCAAGCCAGCTGCAAAAACTGCTGCTGCTAAACCGGCCGCCAAGCCAGCTGCAAAAACTGCTGCTGCAAAACCAGCCGCCAAGCCAGTTGCTAAAACTGCTGCTGCAAAACCGGCCACCAAGCCAGCGGCTAAAACCGCTGCTGCAAAACCAGCCGCCAAGCCAGTTGCTAAAACTGCTGCTGCAAAACCGGCCGCCAAGCCAGCGGCTAAAACCGCTGCTGCAAAACCGGCCGCCAAGCCAGCGGCTAAAACCGCTGCTGTTAAACCGGCCGCCAAGCCAGCTGCTAAAAGTGCCGCTGCAAAACCGGCTGCCAAACCAGCCGCTAAGCCAGCTGCTGCAAAACCAGCACCTGCAAAGCCAGCGACTCCTGCTGCACCTACCGCTACTCCGGCAGCGTCCTCCGCTCCAACCGCATCGGCCAGCAGCACTTCTGCACCGGTAGCGCCAAGCGTCACCCCAACCAGCGCTTCCTAA
- a CDS encoding FKBP-type peptidyl-prolyl cis-trans isomerase, protein MSRYLFLVLGLAIFSADASEQSLPKTVAQDQHDLAYSLGASLGERLRQEVPDLQIQALIDGLKQAYQGKPLALDNTRIEQILAQHETQNANDTQAPQSEKALAAEQQFLSKEKAAKDVRELADGILLTELTPGTGNKPVASDEVQVKYVGRLPDGTVFDKSAQPQWFRLDSVISGWSSALQQMPVGAKWRLVIPSAQAYGADGAGELIPPYTPLVFEIELLGTRH, encoded by the coding sequence ATGTCGCGTTACCTTTTCCTAGTGCTTGGCCTGGCGATTTTCAGCGCCGATGCGAGCGAGCAATCGCTGCCAAAAACCGTTGCCCAGGACCAGCATGATCTCGCCTACAGCCTGGGCGCCAGCCTCGGTGAGCGACTACGCCAGGAAGTCCCCGACCTGCAGATCCAAGCCCTGATCGACGGACTCAAACAAGCCTACCAAGGCAAACCATTGGCACTCGATAACACACGCATCGAACAGATTCTTGCACAGCATGAAACACAGAATGCCAACGACACCCAAGCGCCCCAGAGCGAAAAAGCACTCGCTGCCGAACAGCAATTTTTGTCGAAGGAAAAAGCTGCAAAGGATGTGCGCGAATTGGCGGACGGCATCCTGCTCACCGAGTTGACGCCGGGCACTGGAAACAAGCCGGTAGCCAGTGATGAGGTGCAGGTGAAATATGTGGGTCGATTACCCGATGGGACCGTCTTCGATAAAAGCGCGCAGCCGCAATGGTTTCGCCTGGACAGCGTAATCAGTGGCTGGAGCAGTGCACTGCAACAGATGCCGGTAGGCGCGAAATGGCGCCTGGTCATTCCCTCGGCCCAAGCCTATGGCGCTGACGGCGCAGGCGAACTGATTCCACCCTACACCCCGCTGGTCTTCGAAATCGAATTGCTCGGGACTCGCCACTAA
- the rsd gene encoding sigma D regulator, protein MLESCQNAQERWGGVHKLIDSWLKARHELVRAFDALGAKPEALAEKREPLQDFCAVLVDYVSAGHFGVYEQLTKEAEAFDDQRGLDLAETLYPRIDVITEKLLAFTDLCDAGKCVAEKFKELGALLHERFELEDCLIEVLHNAHKEEPATPA, encoded by the coding sequence ATGCTGGAAAGTTGTCAGAATGCTCAGGAACGCTGGGGTGGGGTGCACAAGCTGATCGACAGCTGGTTGAAAGCACGTCACGAACTGGTTCGTGCCTTTGATGCGCTCGGTGCCAAGCCCGAGGCGCTGGCCGAGAAGCGCGAGCCGCTGCAAGATTTCTGCGCGGTGCTGGTGGACTATGTGTCTGCAGGTCATTTCGGCGTCTACGAGCAACTGACCAAGGAGGCGGAGGCTTTCGACGACCAGCGTGGTCTGGACTTGGCGGAGACCCTTTACCCGCGCATCGATGTCATCACCGAAAAGCTGCTGGCGTTCACTGACCTGTGCGATGCGGGTAAGTGTGTTGCTGAAAAATTCAAAGAATTGGGCGCACTGTTGCATGAGCGCTTCGAATTGGAAGATTGCTTGATTGAAGTGCTGCACAACGCTCACAAAGAAGAGCCTGCTACACCGGCATGA
- a CDS encoding disulfide bond formation protein B, with protein MSLAPLRSLFFLAFMAGALTLGVSFYLEYGALLQPCFLCQVQRLFLAVFVLINLVAALHNPGRSGVCLYWLASMGCALFGAVTAGRHVLLQNTPSDQLPNCWPTLDYMIENLSFWQAARSVFKGTVDCVEINWTLFDLSLPEWSLLFFVAMLILGSAPLSRLLLRRRYLSQSNENTVHVVGRD; from the coding sequence ATGTCTTTGGCCCCCTTACGCTCCTTGTTTTTCCTGGCGTTCATGGCCGGTGCGCTGACGTTGGGCGTGTCTTTCTATCTGGAATATGGCGCACTGTTACAGCCATGCTTTCTGTGCCAGGTACAACGGTTGTTTCTCGCCGTCTTTGTACTGATCAACCTGGTTGCCGCCCTTCATAACCCCGGCCGTTCCGGCGTGTGCTTGTATTGGCTGGCGAGCATGGGGTGTGCGTTGTTTGGCGCCGTCACGGCCGGGCGCCACGTGCTGCTGCAGAACACTCCATCAGACCAGTTGCCGAACTGCTGGCCAACGCTTGATTACATGATTGAAAACCTGTCGTTTTGGCAGGCTGCTCGGTCAGTCTTCAAAGGTACTGTCGATTGCGTCGAGATCAATTGGACGCTGTTCGATCTCAGCCTTCCGGAGTGGAGTCTGTTGTTTTTCGTGGCGATGCTGATTCTGGGCAGTGCGCCGCTTTCTCGGTTGTTGCTCCGTCGGCGTTATCTATCGCAAAGCAACGAAAATACGGTTCATGTTGTGGGGCGGGATTAA